A genomic region of Vigna radiata var. radiata cultivar VC1973A unplaced genomic scaffold, Vradiata_ver6 scaffold_160, whole genome shotgun sequence contains the following coding sequences:
- the LOC106779724 gene encoding probable serine/threonine-protein kinase WNK7 isoform X2 has protein sequence MSLAGTESSEEGAGLLEPPDPNIVEIDPTNRYTRQLFFCIHNSIKRLSAKELSRLFAWSQIHIDEVLQSPGGPDRLYSEVHLLKSVKHDNILTFHNSWIDDKHRTMNLITELFTSGNLRQYSKKHRKVDMKAVKGWARQILNGLNYLHSHNPPIMHRDLKCDNIFINGHRGEVKIGDLGLATLIKQTNARSVIGTPEFMAPELYDEHYNELVDIYSFGMCMLELVTSEYPYSECRNSAQIYKKVSSGIKPVALSKLKNQEVKAFIEKCLVPASQRLTAKELLMDNFLQVTGSLKNRRLPLPDIVLPKYGAYENRCLMSEGPASTRIRSISMDLGDATEQSLTTLLYNSVDSPDDVLPSPCVEIRRLKEGDIFFLKGEQNDQKSVSLVLRIADQSGRARNIHFIFYINSDTAISVSSEMVEQLELAEHNVKFIAELIDLLLTTLLPDWKPCVPIDHLVACNSKSSHPSQQTRSSRDSIQIVSGGGPGLPISRRRSTEKENKDNVISDKVLSNTSISLQGDAKIDDSCSETSQTGATIDFNEKHFSTVSFMSAKSGFTDFDLHRVSSQTSLVSEFEASSEYRNFPRVESYGTMKFFNYPMNAPPSFNEAEDELRIELEMIEQQYQEAIRDLSKRRYQAITEARRRVSQKFPNFK, from the exons ATGAGTTTGGCAGGAACAGAAAGCTCAGAGGAGGGGGCAGGCCTTCTAGAGCCTCCTGATCCCAATATTGTTGAAATCGATCCTACTAATCGCTACACTAGG cAATTGTTTTTTTGTATTCATAACAGTATAAAGAGGTTATCGGCCAAGGAGCTTTCAAGACTGT TTGCATGGAGCCAAATTCATATTGATGAGGTATTACAGTCACCTGGTGGCCCAGATAGGCTGTACTCAGAAGTGCATCTCTTGAAGTCAGTTAAGCACGATAACATCTTGACTTTCCATAATTCTTGGATTGATGATAAGCACAGGACTATGAACTTGATTACTGAGTTATTCACCTCAGGGAACCTCAGACA GTACAGCAAGAAACACAGGAAGGTTGACATGAAGGCTGTTAAAGGATGGGCAAGGCAAATTTTAAACGGTTTAAATTATCTTCACAGTCACAACCCACCTATTATGCATAGGGACCTGAAGTGCGATAATATATTCATCAATGGTCACCGAGGAGAAGTTAAAATTGGAGATCTAGGGTTGGCAACTCTAATAAAACAAACTAATGCCAGGAGTGTAATTG GAACCCCGGAGTTCATGGCACCTGAACTGTATGATGAACATTATAATGAATTAGTGGACATATATTCTTTTGGGATGTGCATGCTTGAGTTGGTTACGTCTGAATATCCTTACAGTGAATGTAGAAACTCAGCTCAGATATACAAGAAAGTTTCATCT GGTATTAAGCCTGTTGCTCTTTCCAAACTCAAAAATCAAGAAGTAAAAGCATTTATTGAGAAATGTCTTGTCCCAGCGTCTCAAAGACTGACAGCAAAGGAGCTTTTGATGGACAATTTTCTGCAAGTGACTGGTTCATTGAAGAATCGTCGTCTACCATTACCTGATATCGTTCTCCCTAAATATGGAGCCTATGAAAATCGTTGTCTTATGTCAGAAGGTCCTGCTAGCACGCGTATTAGATCCATTTCAATGGATCTAGGTGATGCCACCGAGCAATCACTCACCACTTTACTTTATAATTCTGTTGATTCTCCTGATGATGTTTTGCCTTCTCCATGTGTTGAGATAAGAAGGTTAAAGGAAggtgacattttttttctaaaaggtgAACAGAATGATCAAAAGTCTGTGTCATTAGTTCTCCGCATAGCTGATCAAAGTG ggCGGGCAAGAAATATCCATTTCATATTCTACATCAACAGTGATACTGCCATTTCAGTTTCAAGTGAAATGGTTGAGCAACTTGAACTGGCTGAGCACAATGTTAAATTCATAGCAGAGTTGATCGATCTATTATTGACCACGTTGCTTCCTGATTGGAAACCTTGTGTACCAATTGATCATTTAGTTGCTTGTAATAGTAAATCATCTCATCCAAGTCAACAAACACGAAGCTCAAGAGATTCCATCCAAATTGTGTCTGGAGGTGGTCCAGGTCTCCCAATCTCACGTAGAAGATCAACAGAGAAGGAGAACAAAGATAATGTCATTTCTGACAAGGTTTTATCAAATACAAGCATTAGTCTTCAAGGAGATGCAAAGATAGACGACTCTTGTTCTGAGACGTCACAAACTGGTGCAACAATTGACTTCAACGAAAAGCATTTTTCTACAGTTTCATTCATGTCTGCTAAATCAGGATTTACAGACTTTGACTTGCACAGGGTTAGTAGTCAAACCTCACTTGTATCTGAATTCGAGGCTTCGTCTGAATATAGGAATTTTCCACGTGTGGAAAGCTATGGTACCATGAAATTCTTTAATTACCCCATGAATGCTCCCCCCTCCTTCAATGAAGCTGAAGATGAGTTGAGAATAGAGTTAGAGATGATTGAACAACAATATCAAGAAGCAATTAGAGATTTATCAAAAAGAAGATATCAGGCCATCACTGAGGCTAGGAGGAGGGTATCACAGAAATTTccaaactttaaataa
- the LOC106779724 gene encoding probable serine/threonine-protein kinase WNK7 isoform X1, with the protein MSLAGTESSEEGAGLLEPPDPNIVEIDPTNRYTRYKEVIGQGAFKTVYKAFDEINGLEVAWSQIHIDEVLQSPGGPDRLYSEVHLLKSVKHDNILTFHNSWIDDKHRTMNLITELFTSGNLRQYSKKHRKVDMKAVKGWARQILNGLNYLHSHNPPIMHRDLKCDNIFINGHRGEVKIGDLGLATLIKQTNARSVIGTPEFMAPELYDEHYNELVDIYSFGMCMLELVTSEYPYSECRNSAQIYKKVSSGIKPVALSKLKNQEVKAFIEKCLVPASQRLTAKELLMDNFLQVTGSLKNRRLPLPDIVLPKYGAYENRCLMSEGPASTRIRSISMDLGDATEQSLTTLLYNSVDSPDDVLPSPCVEIRRLKEGDIFFLKGEQNDQKSVSLVLRIADQSGRARNIHFIFYINSDTAISVSSEMVEQLELAEHNVKFIAELIDLLLTTLLPDWKPCVPIDHLVACNSKSSHPSQQTRSSRDSIQIVSGGGPGLPISRRRSTEKENKDNVISDKVLSNTSISLQGDAKIDDSCSETSQTGATIDFNEKHFSTVSFMSAKSGFTDFDLHRVSSQTSLVSEFEASSEYRNFPRVESYGTMKFFNYPMNAPPSFNEAEDELRIELEMIEQQYQEAIRDLSKRRYQAITEARRRVSQKFPNFK; encoded by the exons ATGAGTTTGGCAGGAACAGAAAGCTCAGAGGAGGGGGCAGGCCTTCTAGAGCCTCCTGATCCCAATATTGTTGAAATCGATCCTACTAATCGCTACACTAGG TATAAAGAGGTTATCGGCCAAGGAGCTTTCAAGACTGT TTACAAGGCATTTGATGAAATTAATGGACTTGAAGTTGCATGGAGCCAAATTCATATTGATGAGGTATTACAGTCACCTGGTGGCCCAGATAGGCTGTACTCAGAAGTGCATCTCTTGAAGTCAGTTAAGCACGATAACATCTTGACTTTCCATAATTCTTGGATTGATGATAAGCACAGGACTATGAACTTGATTACTGAGTTATTCACCTCAGGGAACCTCAGACA GTACAGCAAGAAACACAGGAAGGTTGACATGAAGGCTGTTAAAGGATGGGCAAGGCAAATTTTAAACGGTTTAAATTATCTTCACAGTCACAACCCACCTATTATGCATAGGGACCTGAAGTGCGATAATATATTCATCAATGGTCACCGAGGAGAAGTTAAAATTGGAGATCTAGGGTTGGCAACTCTAATAAAACAAACTAATGCCAGGAGTGTAATTG GAACCCCGGAGTTCATGGCACCTGAACTGTATGATGAACATTATAATGAATTAGTGGACATATATTCTTTTGGGATGTGCATGCTTGAGTTGGTTACGTCTGAATATCCTTACAGTGAATGTAGAAACTCAGCTCAGATATACAAGAAAGTTTCATCT GGTATTAAGCCTGTTGCTCTTTCCAAACTCAAAAATCAAGAAGTAAAAGCATTTATTGAGAAATGTCTTGTCCCAGCGTCTCAAAGACTGACAGCAAAGGAGCTTTTGATGGACAATTTTCTGCAAGTGACTGGTTCATTGAAGAATCGTCGTCTACCATTACCTGATATCGTTCTCCCTAAATATGGAGCCTATGAAAATCGTTGTCTTATGTCAGAAGGTCCTGCTAGCACGCGTATTAGATCCATTTCAATGGATCTAGGTGATGCCACCGAGCAATCACTCACCACTTTACTTTATAATTCTGTTGATTCTCCTGATGATGTTTTGCCTTCTCCATGTGTTGAGATAAGAAGGTTAAAGGAAggtgacattttttttctaaaaggtgAACAGAATGATCAAAAGTCTGTGTCATTAGTTCTCCGCATAGCTGATCAAAGTG ggCGGGCAAGAAATATCCATTTCATATTCTACATCAACAGTGATACTGCCATTTCAGTTTCAAGTGAAATGGTTGAGCAACTTGAACTGGCTGAGCACAATGTTAAATTCATAGCAGAGTTGATCGATCTATTATTGACCACGTTGCTTCCTGATTGGAAACCTTGTGTACCAATTGATCATTTAGTTGCTTGTAATAGTAAATCATCTCATCCAAGTCAACAAACACGAAGCTCAAGAGATTCCATCCAAATTGTGTCTGGAGGTGGTCCAGGTCTCCCAATCTCACGTAGAAGATCAACAGAGAAGGAGAACAAAGATAATGTCATTTCTGACAAGGTTTTATCAAATACAAGCATTAGTCTTCAAGGAGATGCAAAGATAGACGACTCTTGTTCTGAGACGTCACAAACTGGTGCAACAATTGACTTCAACGAAAAGCATTTTTCTACAGTTTCATTCATGTCTGCTAAATCAGGATTTACAGACTTTGACTTGCACAGGGTTAGTAGTCAAACCTCACTTGTATCTGAATTCGAGGCTTCGTCTGAATATAGGAATTTTCCACGTGTGGAAAGCTATGGTACCATGAAATTCTTTAATTACCCCATGAATGCTCCCCCCTCCTTCAATGAAGCTGAAGATGAGTTGAGAATAGAGTTAGAGATGATTGAACAACAATATCAAGAAGCAATTAGAGATTTATCAAAAAGAAGATATCAGGCCATCACTGAGGCTAGGAGGAGGGTATCACAGAAATTTccaaactttaaataa